The following proteins are co-located in the Apium graveolens cultivar Ventura chromosome 5, ASM990537v1, whole genome shotgun sequence genome:
- the LOC141661991 gene encoding APO protein 3, mitochondrial encodes MQRKLLSEAFHTKALRFRFSPKCSCNYVRTVTVEAGEGHDHMYRDVPQSPKSKSERKPYVTPMKILIQRAKVEKEARKAQPCRMLEERPDNGLLVPELVNVAHQVYRSREILLSGLSKLVKKFPVQRCRYCSEIHIGQTGHEIRTCMGTNSGSRDATHVWKRGGTHDVICFPNCFHLNDRVGKPRVGHDERNTIRRIPAILELCVQAGVDLDQYPTKRRTKPVYSIEGRIVDFESVVKMEESERDVEINSATAEDSVKNIFQLDCKVLSQIQPEPVEEKSLRGLSILTLKSWFEMISGAKKIMEKYKVHTCGYCPEVQVGPKGHKVRKCKASKHQTRNGLHAWQEATIDDIVGPNYVWHVPDLSGPPLVNNLKRFYGKAPAVVELCVHGGAPIPDEYRSMMRLDVVSPNRDEVDLVT; translated from the exons ATGCAGCGAAAGTTACTATCAGAGGCTTTTCATACCAAGGCGCTACGTTTTCGATTCAGTCCGAAATGTTCTTGCAATTATGTGCGAACTGTTACGGTGGAAGCTGGAGAAGGACATGATCATATGTATAGAGATGTACCACAGTCCCCTAAGAGCAAATCGGAGAGGAAACCATATGTAACACCAATGAAAATTCTGATTCAGAGGGCAAAAGTGGAGAAAGAAGCTAGAAAGGCCCAGCCATGTAGAATGCTAGAAGAACGACCAGACAATGGCCTTCTCGTACCTGAGCTTGTCAACGTTGCCCATCAGGTCTATCGAAGTAGAGAAATCCTCCTTTCTGGGTTATCTAAACTGGTGAAAAAATTTCCTGTTCAGCGATGCAG GTACTGTTCTGAGATTCACATTGGCCAAACAGGACATGAAATCAGGACCTGCATGGGTACAAATAGTGGTTCTCGTGATGCTACACATGTATGGAAAAGAGGAGGCACTCATGATGTGATTTGTTTTCCCAATTGTTTCCACCTCAATGATCGTGTTGGAAAACCAAGAGTTGGGCATGATGAGAGGAATACAATTCGACGCATCCCTGCCATTCTGGAGCTCTGTGTACAGGCTGGCGTTGACCTTGACCAATATCCCACGAAGAGAAGAACAAAACCCGTGTATTCTATAGAAGGTAGAATAGTAGATTTTGAGTCGGTGGTTAAAATGgaagagagtgaaagagatgtAGAAATAAATTCTGCGACCGCAGAGGATTCAGTGAAAAATATATTTCAATTGGATTGTAAAGTTCTCTCACAGATTCAACCAGAGCCTGTGGAAGAGAAGAGCTTGAGAGGATTAAGCATTTTGACGCTCAAATCATGGTTTGAAATGATCTCAGGGGCCAAGAAGATTATGGAGAAGTATAAAGTTCACACTTGTGGATATTGTCCTGAGGTTCAGGTGGGTCCTAAAGGACACAAGGTGAGGAAATGCAAGGCATCTAAGCACCAGACTCGTAATGGTTTGCACGCTTGGCAGGAAGCAACTATTGATGACATTGTTGGTCCTAATTATGTCTGGCATGTTCCGGACTTAAGTGGACCTCCTTTAGTTAATAATCTTAAGAGGTTTTATGGAAAGGCACCTGCTGTAGTGGAGTTGTGTGTGCATGGTGGTGCGCCCATTCCAGATGAATATAGGAGTATGATGAGACTGGATGTTGTTTCTCCAAATCGTGATGAAGTTGATCTTGTAACTTAA
- the LOC141723521 gene encoding uncharacterized protein LOC141723521: MATPTPSSVHKPHNTSPISTPIFKSLQKINWKNRLISTTAPLRFTGNNPTPRSSAATPRTPLFDSTTKKVMLIDWWLIKVQVEAPNQFKFGVGGKAFDGQSSVFFSSGEIVARHDEMTLDTVDNITITLASVLNRPRALENGFPSQVCDHFFLGFPSDWEELGAQYFGEQSIHGGRSSKAAHKSPDDIEDPDCLLSLLDDIPVTRLFDHMMASSGSYPLTSRVFDHILSEFESSSAKLCEEDPDQIREEGTGTPLHASKENNKPLVVRRCSLDSAFKDDQPRGETVNVILDNMPKSGQDLNFSSTVLDKSRKLSRNMNRSSGILTRSKARSKKLRTGAEDFTTEPNVLTKKISDPCPTLEAENSEKELSNRRVANTISKVNNQLLDRSGIRRSGRKKNVAHYRV, from the exons ATGGCGACACCCACCCCATCCTCCGTTCACAAACCCCATAACACATCACCCATTTCTACTCCAATCTTCAAATCTCTTCAAAAAATTAACTGGAAAAATAGATTAATCTCCACCACAGCCCCTCTTCGCTTCACCGGAAACAACCCCACTCCGCGCTCCTCCGCCGCCACCCCTCGCACACCCCTTTTCGACTCCACCACTAAAAAA gTGATGTTAATTGATTGGTGGCTTATTAAAGTTCAAGTTGAAGCCCCTAATCAATTCAAATTTGGCGTGGGAGGAAAAGCATTTGATGG GCAATCATCGGTGTTTTTTTCCTCGGGAGAAATTGTTGCAAGGCATGACGAAATGACTTTGGATACTGTAGATAATATCACAATTACACTTGCTAGTGTCCTTAACAGGCCGCGCGCACTTGAAAATGGCTTCCCCTCCCAG GTCTGTGATCATTTCTTTCTTGGATTCCCGTCTGACTGGGAAGAGTTAGGTGCTCAATATTTTGGTGAACAATCCATCCATGGAGGTCGTTCATCAAAGGCTGCACATAAGTCTCCTGACGACATTGAGGATCCAGATTGTCTGTTGTCTTTGTTGGATGATATTCCAGTGACTCGATTATTTGATCATATGATGGCCTCTTCTGGAAGTTATCCGTTAACCAGCAGAGTTTTCGATCATATCCTTAGCGAGTTTGAAAGTTCTTCTGCTAAATTATGTGAAGAAGATCCTGATCAGATAAGAGAAGAGGGTACCGGGACTCCCCTTCATGCAAGCAAAGAAAATAACAAGCCACTTGTGGTTAGGCGTTGTTCACTTGATAGTGCTTTCAAAGATGATCAACCAAGAGGCGAAACTGTCAATGTTATCTTAGATAATATGCCTAAGAGTGGTCAAGATCTGAACTTTTCATCCACTGTGCTGGATAAATCGAGGAAGCTCAGTAGAAATATGAATAGAAGCAGTGGTATTTTGACTAGAAGCAAAGCTAGATCAAAAAAGCTGAGAACTGGTGCAGAGGATTTTACAACAGAACCTAATGTTTTGACTAAGAAGATAAGTGATCCTTGTCCTACATTAGAGGCTGAGAATTCTGAAAAAGAATTGTCTAACAGACGTGTTGCAAACACGATTTCAAAAGTGAATAACCAACTTCTTGACAGGTCTGGAATCAGAAGATCGGGCAGGAAAAAAAATGTGGCACATTACCGAGTCTGA